A part of Hemicordylus capensis ecotype Gifberg chromosome 16, rHemCap1.1.pri, whole genome shotgun sequence genomic DNA contains:
- the LOC128338606 gene encoding taste receptor type 1 member 1-like — protein MRLAVEEINNSSLLLPNVTLGYHIWDTCQNQLFLQAAFQLAPGELGCSHNVVGVVGPDSTDMTELTARIFTLYRFPQISYSAKNEIFTNKDLFPLLFRMVPNENHQIVGLVSLIKAFDWKWVSAVGSGTRASQASVQMLIQQASQRGICISYQGVMTADVAISRHQLQRVIENIQKVQTSIVLLLTGANVAEKFFKVVIELKITGKVWIAPETWVLSHSVASMPGIEQTGTVLGLTIKPVQLPQFTHFECHLLSPALLAEILNSSIWHWSFYSYAAVYSLAQALHSLLDCRPEATCQADKKFEPWQLYEKLSMVDFPLQNNTIKFSEQGDLSLGYNVITWAWENGTAGFRTIGSYASNHLAINRTEIIWLAGDGQVPESPCITTCIPGKIKSRQMLDECSCRCDDCQEGTYQNQTDAETCLPCPPETWSPLGSAECFPPRITFLDTTDPNTSALVSVSILGFLLLSGCLLVFATHWQTPVVKAAGGKLALAMLASLLASCASTALFVGKPSQASCRVRQPFFAVSFTFCVSCLLVRSFQILFVFKMASRLPRARHAWVRARGVGCCVGLSTGLQACLCSLWLAFSPPSLQRDLVSPRETFLRCSEGHFLWLGAVLGYLTLLGAACLVCVFWGRNLPKNYSEARLVTLSLLPFLMGWGCFLLLYATTEGKGKQVATLQMFTVQTSIYAILGTFFLPKCYVILCRPQHNTVAHFQTCIQAYTTSTRHPEQ, from the exons ATGCGGCTGGCCGTGGAAGAAATCAACaattcctccctcctgctgcccaaCGTCACCCTGGGCTACCACATTTGGGACACCTGCCAGAACCAGCTCTTCCTGCAGGCTGCCTTCCAGCTGGCCCCCGGGGAGCTGGGCTGCTCCCACAACGTGGTCGGCGTCGTGGGGCCTGACAGCACAGACATGACGGAACTGACGGCCCGGATCTTCACCCTGTATCGTTTCCCTCAG ATCAGCTACAGTGCCAAGAACGAGATCTTCACCAACAAGGACCTTTTCCCGCTCCTCTTCCGCATGGTCCCGAATGAGAACCACCAGATCGTGGGCCTCGTCTCTCTGATCAAAGCCTTCGACTGGAAGTGGGTCTCTGCTGTGGGCAGCGGCACCAGAGCCAGCCAAGCGTCTGTGCAGATGCTGATCCAGCAGGCTTCCCAGAGGGGCATCTGCATTTCATACCAGGGGGTCATGACAGCCGATGTGGCCATCTCCCGGCATCAGCTGCAGAGGGTGATTGAGAACATCCAGAAAGTCCAGACCAGCATCGTCCTCCTCCTAACTGGTGCCAACGTGGCTGAGAAGTTCTTCAAAGTCGTCATTGAGCTGAAGATCACGGGCAAAGTCTGGATCGCCCCCGAGACCTGGGTCTTGTCCCACTCGGTGGCTTCCATGCCGGGCATCGAGCAGACAGGCACGGTCCTCGGCCTCACCATTAAGCCCGTCCAGCTGCCCCAGTTCACCCACTTT GAGTGCCACTTGCTCTCCCCGGCGCTGCTGGCGGAGATCTTGAACTCTTCCATCTGGCACTGGTCCTTCTACTCCTACGCTGCGGTTTACTCTCTGGCCCAGGCCCTCCACAGTCTACTCGACTGCCGCCCAGAAGCGACCTGTCAAGCCGACAAGAAGTTTGAGCCCTGGCAG cTTTATGAGAAGTTGTCTATGGTGGACTTCCCTCTGCAGAACAACACCATCAAATTCAGCGAGCAGGGGGACCTTTCCCTGGGCTACAACGTGATCACCTGGGCCTGGGAAAATGGCACTGCTGGATTCAGGACCATTGGCAGTTACGCTTCCAACCACCTGGCCATCAACCGGACCGAAATCATCTGGCTGGCGGGCGATGGGCAG GTTCCAGAGTCGCCCTGTATCACGACGTGCATCCCGGGCAAAATCAAGAGCAGGCAAATGTTGGACGAGTGCTCTTGTCGCTGTGACGACTGCCAGGAGGGAACCTACCAGAACCAGACAG atgCGGAGACCTGCCTCCCGTGCCCGCCGGAGACTTGGTCCCCCCTGGGGAGCGCAGAGTGCTTCCCGCCACGCATCACCTTCCTGGACACGACCGACCCCAACACCTCCGCCCTGGTGAGCGTGAGCATCCTCGGCTTCCTGCTGCTCAGCGGCTGCCTGCTGGTGTTTGCCACCCACTGGCAGACGCCTGTGGTCAAGGCCGCCGGGGGCAAGCTGGCGTTGGCCATGCTGGCCTCGCTGCTGGCCTCCTGCGCCAGCACCGCCCTCTTCGTCGGgaagcccagccaggccagctgcaGGGTCCGGCAGCCCTTCTTCGCCGTCAGCTTCACGTTCTGCGTCTCCTGCCTCCTGGTCCGCTCCTTCCAGATCCTCTTCGTCTTCAAGATGGCCAGCCGCCTCCCCCGGGCCCGGCACGCCTGGGTCCGGGCCAGGGGCGTCGGCTGCTGCGTGGGGCTCAGCACCGGCCTGCAGGCCTGCCTCTGCAGCCTCTGGCTGGCCTTCTCCCCGCCCAGCCTGCAGAGGGACCTGGTCAGCCCCCGGGAGACCTTCCTGCGCTGCTCCGAGGGCCACTTCTTGTGGCTGGGGGCCGTGCTGGGCTACCTCACGCTGCTGGGGGCGGCCTGCTTGGTGTGCGTCTTCTGGGGGCGGAACCTGCCCAAGAACTACAGCGAGGCCCGGCTGGTCACCCTCAGCCTGCTGCCTTTCCTGATGGGCTGGGGCTGCTTCCTGCTGCTCTACGCCACCACCGAGGGGAAGGGCAAGCAGGTCGCCACCCTGCAGATGTTCACCGTGCAGACCAGCATCTACGCCATCCTCGGCACCTTCTTCCTCCCCAAGTGCTACGTCATCCTCTGCCGGCCCCAGCACAACACCGTGGCCCACTTCCAGACCTGCATCCAGGCCTACACCACCAGCACCCGCCACCCCGAGCAGTGA
- the PARK7 gene encoding Parkinson disease protein 7, with product MASKRALVILAKGAEEMETVIPTDVMRRANIHVTVAGLAGKDPVQCSRDVVICPDKSLEDARKQGPYDVVVLPGGNLGAQNLSESPAVRDVLKDQDGRKGLIAAICAGPTALLAHGIGFGSKVTTHPLAKDKMMNGGHYTYSESRVEKDGHILTSRGPGTSFEFGLAIVEALLGKEAAEQVKVPLVLKD from the exons ATGGCTTCCAAAAGAGCCCTGGTGATTCTGGCCAAAGGAGCCGAGGAGATGGAGACGGTGATTCCCACGGACGTCATGCGAAGGGCCAAT ATTCACGTGACAGTGGCGGgcctggctgggaaagaccccgtgCAGTGCAGCCGGGATGTCGTCATTTGTCCAGATAAGAGCCTGGAGGATGCCCGAAAGCAG GGGCCCTACGATGTGGTGGTCTTGCCAGGAGGGAACCTGGGAGCCCAAAACCTGTCCGAG TCGCCTGCTGTGAGGGACGTCTTGAAGGACCAGGATGGCCGGAAAGGGCTGATTGCAGCCATCTGTGCAG GCCCCACTGCTTTGCTGGCCCACGGAATAGGGTTTGGAAGCAAAGTGACCACACATCCCCTGGCCAAAGACAAGATGATGAACGGAG GTCACTACACGTACTCCGAGAGCCGCGTGGAGAAGGACGGCCACATCCTCACCAGCCGGGGGCCGGGCACCAGCTTTGAGTTCGGCCTGGCGATTGTGGAGGCGTTGCTGGGGAAGGAGGCGGCCGAGCAGGTGAAGGTGCCCCTCGTCCTGAAAGATTAG